In one window of Rhodopseudomonas palustris HaA2 DNA:
- a CDS encoding J domain-containing protein — translation MAIDSSKFFDKIRVKPTKAAAAKEAAREQVIMCDAPGCANRGAHRAPKGRGLEKDYWHFCLNHVREYNQGYNFFEGMNADAVARYQKDALTGHRPTWKMGQNGAKSRTKNPEDLAGAADPFNVINEFNGRSRWRRGPDPSAEQTKSEPRKVFNAERKALQVMGLDSDATLEVVKAKYKALVKQHHPDANGGDRSTEDRLIEIIKAYNYLKTVVRT, via the coding sequence ATGGCAATCGACTCGTCCAAATTCTTCGACAAGATCCGCGTCAAGCCGACCAAGGCCGCGGCGGCGAAGGAGGCTGCGCGCGAACAGGTGATCATGTGCGACGCGCCGGGCTGCGCCAATCGCGGCGCGCATCGCGCCCCGAAGGGCCGCGGGCTGGAGAAGGATTACTGGCACTTCTGCCTGAATCACGTCCGCGAATACAATCAGGGCTACAATTTCTTCGAGGGTATGAATGCCGACGCGGTGGCGCGCTATCAGAAGGACGCGCTGACCGGCCATCGCCCGACCTGGAAGATGGGCCAGAACGGCGCCAAGAGCCGGACCAAGAACCCCGAGGATCTCGCGGGCGCCGCCGATCCGTTCAACGTCATCAACGAGTTCAACGGCCGCAGCCGCTGGCGGCGCGGGCCCGATCCGTCGGCCGAGCAGACCAAGTCGGAGCCGCGCAAGGTGTTCAACGCCGAGCGCAAGGCGCTGCAGGTGATGGGGCTCGACAGCGACGCGACGCTCGAAGTCGTCAAGGCGAAGTACAAGGCGCTGGTCAAGCAGCATCATCCCGACGCCAATGGCGGCGACCGCTCGACCGAGGATCGCCTGATCGAGATCATCAAGGCGTATAATTACTTGAAGACGGTGGTGCGGACCTGA
- a CDS encoding DedA family protein, producing MNAVLDALIAFASAHRELAYLTLFTAALLEAVPVLGTLVPGSTIILALSALIPGGQLDLVGVLAAAAAGAALGDGAAYWIGHRQQRRILSAWPMARYPELVARAEAFFVRFGGWAVLFARFVPPIRAFVPITAGALQMPPARFFAINIPAILLWAPAHVLPGVVAATALEQAHGRWHHWLPVVAGVAGVVVLAGWLLWRRRRGKAQAT from the coding sequence GTGAACGCCGTTCTCGATGCCCTGATCGCCTTCGCCTCCGCCCATCGCGAGCTGGCCTATCTGACGCTGTTCACGGCCGCGCTGCTGGAGGCGGTGCCGGTGCTGGGCACATTGGTGCCGGGCTCGACCATCATCCTGGCGCTGAGCGCGCTGATTCCGGGCGGCCAGCTCGATCTGGTCGGCGTGCTCGCGGCGGCGGCGGCCGGGGCCGCGCTCGGCGACGGCGCCGCCTACTGGATCGGACATCGCCAGCAGCGGCGCATCCTGTCGGCATGGCCGATGGCGCGCTATCCCGAGCTGGTGGCGCGCGCCGAGGCGTTCTTCGTGAGATTCGGCGGCTGGGCGGTGTTGTTCGCCCGCTTCGTGCCGCCGATTCGCGCCTTCGTGCCGATCACCGCCGGCGCGCTGCAGATGCCGCCGGCGCGGTTCTTCGCGATCAACATCCCGGCGATCCTGCTTTGGGCGCCGGCGCATGTGTTGCCCGGCGTCGTCGCCGCCACCGCGCTGGAGCAGGCGCACGGCCGATGGCATCACTGGCTGCCGGTGGTCGCGGGCGTGGCCGGCGTGGTCGTTCTAGCTGGCTGGCTGCTGTGGCGGCGACGGCGGGGTAAGGCGCAGGCGACCTGA
- the cobS gene encoding cobaltochelatase subunit CobS, translated as MTAATTKAQEITGLPDMKVSVRQVFGIDSDLEVPAFSEADPHVPDVDSDYRFDRATTLAILAGFARNRRVMVTGFHGTGKSTHIEQVAARLNWPCVRVNLDSHISRIDLVGKDSIVVRDGKQVTEFRDGILPWALQHNVALVFDEYDAGRPDVMFVIQRVLEVSGRLTLLDQNKVIKPHPAFRLFATANTIGLGDTSGLYHGTQQINQGQMDRWSIVTTLNYLPHDEEVEIVLAKAKHYRNPEGRDIVNKMVRLADLTRNAFANGDLSTVMSPRTVITWSENAEIFGDIGFAFRVTFLNKCDELERPLVAEFYQRCFNAELPESSVNVAMT; from the coding sequence ATGACCGCCGCCACGACCAAAGCCCAGGAGATCACCGGCCTGCCCGACATGAAGGTGTCGGTCCGCCAGGTCTTCGGCATCGACAGCGACCTCGAAGTTCCCGCCTTTTCCGAGGCCGATCCGCATGTGCCCGATGTCGACAGCGACTATCGCTTCGACCGCGCCACCACGCTCGCGATTCTCGCCGGCTTCGCCCGCAATCGCCGCGTCATGGTGACGGGCTTCCACGGCACCGGCAAATCGACCCATATCGAGCAGGTTGCGGCCCGGCTGAACTGGCCCTGCGTCCGCGTCAATCTCGACAGCCACATCAGCCGCATCGATCTGGTCGGCAAGGACTCGATCGTGGTCCGCGACGGCAAGCAGGTCACCGAATTCCGCGACGGCATCCTGCCCTGGGCGTTGCAGCACAATGTGGCATTGGTGTTCGACGAATACGATGCCGGCCGCCCCGACGTGATGTTCGTGATCCAGCGCGTGCTGGAAGTCTCCGGCCGGCTGACGCTGCTCGACCAGAACAAGGTGATCAAGCCGCATCCGGCGTTCCGGCTGTTCGCCACCGCCAACACCATCGGCCTGGGTGATACCTCGGGCCTGTATCACGGCACGCAGCAGATCAACCAGGGCCAGATGGACCGCTGGTCGATCGTCACCACGCTGAACTATCTGCCGCACGACGAGGAAGTCGAGATCGTGCTCGCCAAGGCCAAGCACTATCGCAACCCGGAAGGGCGCGACATCGTCAACAAGATGGTGCGGCTCGCCGATCTCACCCGCAACGCCTTCGCCAACGGCGACCTGTCGACGGTGATGAGCCCGCGCACGGTGATCACCTGGTCGGAGAACGCCGAGATCTTCGGCGACATCGGCTTCGCGTTCCGCGTCACCTTCCTCAACAAATGCGACGAGCTGGAGCGCCCGCTGGTGGCCGAGTTCTATCAGCGCTGCTTCAACGCCGAGCTGCCGGAAAGCTCGGTGAATGTTGCGATGACGTAA
- a CDS encoding DUF29 domain-containing protein, with protein sequence MTTSSKLRPQPEPSATSSPCYEGDLYGWVQHQVALLKAGKLSEIDAGNVAEELSDVGSEQYDKLESAIRVVLLHLMKWDHQPTHRSKSWVFSIRTQRRHIVKVLKKNPSLRPHIPEAIGDAYHDARDEAQQETGLPASVFELTCPYDWDAIQSRAVEFEDIRSPEE encoded by the coding sequence ATGACGACCAGTTCGAAACTACGTCCGCAGCCGGAACCATCGGCGACCTCGTCCCCGTGCTACGAGGGGGATCTTTACGGTTGGGTTCAGCATCAAGTCGCGCTGCTGAAGGCCGGCAAGCTGTCGGAGATCGATGCCGGGAATGTCGCCGAGGAGTTGTCGGACGTGGGCAGCGAGCAGTACGACAAACTCGAAAGCGCGATTCGCGTTGTGCTGTTGCATCTCATGAAGTGGGATCACCAGCCGACGCATCGTTCCAAGAGCTGGGTTTTTTCGATCCGAACTCAGCGCCGACATATCGTCAAGGTTCTCAAGAAGAACCCCAGCCTAAGGCCGCATATTCCTGAAGCGATCGGTGATGCCTACCACGATGCTCGCGACGAAGCCCAACAGGAAACCGGCCTCCCGGCAAGCGTCTTCGAGTTGACCTGTCCGTATGATTGGGATGCGATCCAATCTCGTGCCGTTGAGTTTGAAGACATCCGCTCACCGGAAGAGTAA
- the cobT gene encoding cobaltochelatase subunit CobT, with protein sequence MTTSNTKFRTGSKEAPTEPFKRAVTSCLRAIAKTPELEVSFAAERPGLSPGKARLPEPARKMSKRDAAIVRGHADSIALKLACHDPKVHRKLMPGNPQARGVFEAVEQARVEALGARRMAGVAKNLTAMLDDHFHRGKFDEITDRADAPLSDALAMLVRERLTGLAPPAAAKKLVDLWRPVLEDKIGPKLDELERFAENQAKFGDALHDLLDVLELGDDRDADSDEEENQDDKQEGENDQSGAEGTPESEAAQEMSADQAEATSDDLSDSAMESAQASASDAFDDSETGEDDTPGEATRPNNRGANEPRGPEYHAFAPKFDEVVAAEDLCDHDELERLRSYLDKQLAHLQGIVARLANRLQRRLMAQQNRAWDFDLEEGILDPARLSRVVTDPFHPLSFMSEKEATFRDTVVTLLLDNSGSMRGRPITVAATCADILARTLERCGVKVEILGFTTRAWKGGQSREAWLAAGKPASPGRLNDLRHIIYKSADAPWRRARRNLGLMMREGLLKENIDGEALDWAHKRLLGRSEQRKILMMISDGAPVDDSTLSVNPGNYLERHLRHIIEEIETRSPVELIAIGIGHDVTRYYRRAVTIVDAEELGGAITEKLAELFSETADVPAPGRRRRLHS encoded by the coding sequence ATGACCACATCCAACACCAAATTCCGCACCGGATCGAAGGAAGCGCCGACCGAGCCGTTCAAGCGGGCGGTGACGTCGTGCCTGCGGGCGATCGCCAAGACGCCGGAGCTCGAAGTCAGCTTCGCGGCGGAGCGCCCCGGCCTGTCGCCCGGCAAGGCGCGGCTGCCGGAGCCGGCGCGAAAGATGAGCAAGCGCGACGCCGCGATCGTGCGCGGCCATGCCGATTCGATCGCGCTGAAGCTCGCTTGCCACGATCCGAAAGTGCATCGCAAGCTGATGCCGGGCAATCCGCAAGCGCGCGGCGTATTCGAAGCCGTCGAGCAGGCCCGCGTCGAAGCGCTCGGCGCTCGGCGGATGGCGGGGGTCGCCAAGAACCTCACCGCGATGCTCGACGATCACTTCCACCGCGGTAAGTTCGACGAGATCACCGACCGTGCCGACGCGCCGTTGTCGGACGCGCTGGCGATGCTGGTGCGCGAGCGCCTCACCGGGCTGGCGCCGCCGGCGGCGGCGAAGAAGCTGGTCGACCTGTGGCGGCCGGTGCTGGAAGACAAGATCGGGCCGAAGCTCGACGAGCTCGAACGCTTCGCCGAGAACCAGGCGAAGTTCGGCGACGCCCTCCACGACCTGCTCGACGTGCTCGAACTCGGCGACGATCGCGACGCCGATTCGGACGAGGAAGAGAACCAGGACGACAAGCAGGAAGGCGAGAACGATCAGTCCGGCGCCGAAGGCACGCCGGAGAGCGAAGCCGCCCAGGAGATGAGCGCCGACCAGGCCGAGGCGACCAGCGACGACCTCAGCGACAGCGCGATGGAAAGCGCGCAGGCTTCGGCCTCCGATGCCTTCGACGATTCCGAGACCGGCGAGGACGACACGCCGGGCGAGGCGACGCGGCCGAACAATCGCGGCGCCAACGAGCCGCGCGGGCCGGAATATCACGCCTTCGCGCCGAAATTCGACGAGGTCGTCGCCGCCGAGGACCTGTGCGACCACGACGAGCTGGAGCGGCTGCGCAGCTATCTCGACAAGCAGCTCGCGCATCTGCAGGGCATCGTCGCGCGGCTCGCCAACCGGCTGCAGCGCCGCCTGATGGCGCAGCAGAACCGCGCCTGGGATTTCGACCTCGAGGAAGGCATTCTCGATCCGGCCCGGCTGTCGCGTGTCGTCACCGACCCGTTCCATCCGCTGTCGTTCATGAGCGAGAAGGAAGCCACCTTCCGCGACACCGTGGTGACGCTGCTGCTGGACAATTCCGGCTCGATGCGCGGCCGCCCGATCACCGTGGCGGCGACCTGCGCCGACATTCTGGCGCGGACGCTGGAGCGCTGCGGCGTCAAGGTCGAGATTCTCGGCTTCACGACGCGCGCCTGGAAGGGCGGTCAATCGCGTGAGGCGTGGCTCGCGGCCGGCAAGCCGGCGTCGCCGGGCCGGCTCAACGATCTGCGCCACATCATCTACAAATCCGCCGACGCGCCGTGGCGCCGGGCCCGCAGGAATCTCGGGCTGATGATGCGCGAGGGGCTGCTCAAGGAGAACATCGACGGCGAGGCGCTGGACTGGGCGCACAAGCGGCTGCTCGGCAGAAGCGAACAGCGCAAGATCCTGATGATGATTTCTGACGGCGCGCCGGTCGACGATTCGACGCTGTCGGTCAATCCCGGCAATTATCTCGAGCGGCATCTGCGCCACATCATCGAGGAGATCGAGACCCGCTCGCCGGTCGAGCTGATCGCGATCGGCATCGGCCACGACGTCACCCGCTATTATCGTCGCGCGGTGACCATCGTCGACGCCGAGGAGCTCGGCGGCGCGATCACCGAGAAGCTCGCCGAACTGTTCAGCGAAACCGCGGACGTGCCCGCGCCGGGTCGCCGTCGTCGGCTGCATTCGTGA
- a CDS encoding esterase-like activity of phytase family protein, giving the protein MTRPTAHSAELKVHSASKGAGALPLPSPQAGGETTRRRFLAGSLAIGALACFPALGPRPALAQATKAELDAYSIPAAERIAVRARPIDQFDLRDRGGRRFGALQFRSGLILTSPFRGFGGLSALRLDPKGERFVAISDRGVWFTGRIVYDGAAMAGVADVEAAPLLGPDRQPLTKSKWYDSEALAFDGGTAYVGYERVNQIVKFDFGRDGVRASGQPIAVPPGLRKLPNNKGIESLVVVPKGLPLAGTLIAISERGLDAGGNVVGFLIGGKTPGPFAVRRSDNFDVSDAVLLPSGQLLILERKFSWIEGVHIRIRRIALATLVPGATVDGPVLFNADLGHEIDNMEGLDAHQDAAGDTVLTMVSDDNFSMLQRTLLLQFTLVDD; this is encoded by the coding sequence ATGACACGACCGACCGCGCACTCGGCTGAGCTGAAAGTGCACAGCGCGAGCAAGGGAGCCGGCGCGCTCCCTCTCCCCTCTCCGCAAGCGGGAGGGGAGACGACGCGGCGGCGCTTTCTTGCCGGGAGTTTGGCGATCGGCGCTCTGGCCTGCTTTCCGGCGCTCGGTCCGCGGCCCGCGCTGGCGCAGGCCACCAAGGCCGAGCTCGACGCCTATTCGATCCCCGCCGCGGAGCGCATCGCGGTGCGGGCGCGTCCGATCGACCAGTTCGACCTGCGCGACCGCGGCGGCCGACGCTTCGGCGCGCTGCAGTTTCGCAGCGGGCTGATTCTGACCTCGCCGTTTCGCGGCTTCGGCGGGTTGTCGGCGCTGCGGCTCGATCCGAAAGGCGAGCGCTTCGTGGCGATCAGCGATCGCGGCGTCTGGTTCACCGGCCGCATCGTCTATGACGGCGCCGCCATGGCGGGCGTCGCCGACGTCGAGGCGGCGCCGCTGCTCGGGCCCGACCGCCAGCCGCTGACGAAGAGCAAATGGTACGACAGCGAAGCGCTGGCGTTCGACGGCGGCACCGCCTATGTCGGCTATGAGCGCGTCAATCAGATCGTCAAATTCGATTTCGGCCGCGACGGCGTTCGCGCTTCGGGGCAGCCGATCGCCGTGCCGCCGGGCTTGCGCAAGCTGCCGAACAACAAGGGCATCGAGTCGCTGGTCGTGGTGCCGAAGGGGCTGCCGCTCGCCGGCACGCTGATCGCGATCTCCGAGCGCGGCCTCGACGCCGGCGGCAATGTCGTCGGCTTCCTGATTGGCGGCAAGACGCCGGGTCCATTCGCCGTTCGCCGCTCCGATAATTTCGACGTCAGCGACGCGGTGCTGCTGCCGTCGGGCCAACTCCTGATTCTCGAGCGCAAATTTTCGTGGATCGAGGGCGTGCATATCCGGATCCGGCGGATCGCATTGGCGACGCTGGTGCCCGGTGCGACCGTGGATGGCCCGGTGTTGTTCAACGCCGATCTCGGCCACGAGATCGACAACATGGAAGGCCTCGACGCCCATCAGGACGCCGCCGGCGACACCGTGCTGACGATGGTGTCGGACGACAATTTCTCGATGCTGCAGCGGACGCTGCTGCTGCAGTTCACCCTCGTGGACGACTGA
- a CDS encoding PAS domain S-box protein, with translation MKLSTRLTLAMVALVLVTTAVLGFLNYRSIVELVMPRALLQLQTRSQLHALLMDAYLRGTRADAVSAQASTTLRDLLANRDRAGEATPDWRRRIEDRFAAEMAGKPNSAILRILGPDDGGRELVRVDRLGPNGTIRATPAAQLTRRGDRGYFKQGMALPPGEVAISRIELNKTATGLEIPHVPTVRIMAPIDAGDGTRLGVLVINTNLGALFERVRNSVVVGNLTYIVNDAGDYLLHPDRSREFGFDFGRPSRVQDDFPAFAALLDGKDTTPRVIEDRTGQRFGAGWGWVRLADGPTIGVIEMRPYQSLTSVQTAVRNSTLTGGAVAVLVAMLMAFPLAKSLTRPLVRITRSVQAFARGEKLELAPGGGQEIKLLAEAFSQMTREAERKAIALAEEAEERSRIAGVLQNTIDNMVDPVLVADARGMVMLTNPAARDLFGTLSGVGLLNTTRSFDRYYPDGTPLPPDQSPLLRAYRGETIVNFEFMVQPIGSDRRSYLIANGRPLRSETGENQGAVMVYHDITQTKTAEKALRRSEQMARAIIDTALDAFVQIDALATITEWSPHAEEMFGWRRAEAIGRNVFKLIIPPDQFEQRTEEFKQFASTLGRDSSGFRVEIESIRNNGTPIPLEVAMTALYRDGSFVINAFLRDLTEKIAFEEQLRQSQKMESIGQLTGGIAHDFNNMLTVITGTIDIISDGVAEQPHLANIAKLISEAADRGAELTRLLLAFARKQPLRPDDTDVNALVAGLQSLLRPTLGEQIEVETSLADNVWPIYVDRGQLESALVNLAVNARDAMPNGGKLTLETCNIVVDQEFARRLGNVEVGSYVMIAITDSGCGIPEAIRGKVFDPFFTTKDIGKGTGLGLSMVYGFIKQSGGHITLYSEEGLGTTFRLYLPRATAEIERQAPATSEQGAIGGTETILVVEDDAMVRSYVNAQLKSLGYTTLSVGNATAALSIGDSDTQFDLLFTDVVMPGPYNGVQLAAEMSLRRPGLKVLFTSGYSENALIHNDRIDSDILLLSKPYRRSDLARMIRLALSPAADTVTAAGEVDNATV, from the coding sequence ATGAAGCTCTCGACCCGCCTGACGCTGGCGATGGTGGCGCTGGTCCTGGTGACCACGGCGGTCCTCGGCTTTTTGAACTACCGCAGCATCGTCGAATTGGTGATGCCCCGCGCCTTGCTGCAATTGCAGACGCGCTCGCAGCTTCATGCGCTGCTGATGGATGCGTATCTGCGCGGCACGCGCGCGGACGCGGTCAGTGCGCAGGCCTCCACGACCCTCCGCGATCTGCTCGCCAACCGCGACCGCGCCGGCGAGGCGACCCCCGACTGGCGTCGGCGAATCGAGGATCGGTTCGCCGCGGAAATGGCCGGGAAGCCGAACTCCGCCATCCTGCGCATCCTCGGGCCCGATGACGGCGGCCGCGAACTGGTGCGGGTCGACCGACTGGGCCCGAACGGCACGATCCGCGCGACACCGGCGGCGCAGCTGACGCGACGCGGCGACCGCGGCTATTTCAAGCAAGGCATGGCGCTGCCACCCGGCGAGGTGGCGATCTCCCGGATCGAACTGAACAAGACGGCGACCGGACTGGAAATTCCCCACGTCCCCACCGTGCGCATCATGGCGCCGATCGATGCCGGCGACGGCACGCGGCTCGGCGTGCTGGTGATCAACACCAATCTCGGCGCGCTGTTCGAGCGGGTCCGAAACAGCGTCGTCGTCGGCAACCTGACCTACATCGTCAACGACGCCGGCGACTATCTGCTGCATCCCGACCGCTCGCGCGAATTCGGCTTCGATTTCGGCAGGCCCAGCCGCGTCCAGGATGATTTCCCGGCATTCGCGGCACTGCTCGACGGCAAGGACACCACCCCGCGCGTGATCGAGGATCGCACCGGGCAACGCTTCGGCGCCGGCTGGGGCTGGGTGCGTCTCGCCGACGGTCCGACGATCGGCGTGATCGAGATGCGGCCGTATCAATCCCTGACCTCGGTGCAGACGGCGGTCCGCAATTCGACGCTGACGGGCGGTGCGGTCGCGGTGCTGGTGGCGATGCTGATGGCGTTTCCGCTGGCGAAGTCGCTGACCCGGCCGCTGGTCCGCATCACCCGCTCGGTTCAGGCGTTCGCGCGCGGCGAAAAATTGGAGCTCGCTCCCGGCGGCGGCCAGGAGATCAAGCTGCTGGCCGAAGCCTTTTCACAGATGACCCGCGAAGCCGAGCGCAAAGCGATCGCCCTCGCCGAGGAGGCGGAAGAGCGCAGCCGCATCGCCGGGGTGCTGCAGAACACCATCGACAACATGGTCGATCCGGTGCTGGTCGCGGATGCGCGCGGCATGGTGATGCTCACCAATCCGGCGGCGCGCGACCTGTTCGGGACGCTGTCCGGCGTCGGCCTGCTCAACACCACCCGCTCGTTCGACCGCTACTATCCGGACGGAACCCCGCTGCCGCCCGACCAATCGCCGCTGCTGCGCGCCTATCGCGGCGAAACCATCGTCAATTTCGAATTCATGGTGCAGCCGATCGGATCGGACCGCAGATCCTATCTGATCGCGAACGGCCGGCCGCTGCGCAGCGAGACCGGCGAGAACCAGGGCGCGGTGATGGTGTATCACGACATCACCCAGACCAAGACGGCCGAGAAGGCGTTGCGCCGCAGCGAGCAGATGGCGCGGGCGATCATCGACACCGCGCTCGACGCCTTCGTGCAGATCGACGCGCTCGCCACGATCACCGAATGGAGCCCGCACGCCGAGGAAATGTTCGGCTGGCGTCGCGCCGAAGCGATCGGCCGCAACGTGTTCAAGTTGATCATCCCGCCCGACCAGTTCGAGCAGCGCACCGAGGAGTTCAAGCAGTTCGCATCGACGCTCGGGCGCGACAGCTCGGGCTTCCGCGTCGAGATCGAATCGATCCGCAACAACGGCACGCCGATCCCGCTCGAAGTCGCGATGACCGCGCTGTATCGCGACGGCAGCTTCGTCATCAACGCGTTCCTGCGCGACCTGACCGAGAAGATCGCGTTCGAGGAGCAACTCCGGCAATCGCAGAAGATGGAGTCGATCGGCCAGCTCACCGGCGGCATCGCGCACGACTTCAACAACATGCTGACGGTGATCACCGGCACCATCGACATCATCAGCGACGGCGTCGCCGAGCAGCCGCATCTGGCGAACATCGCCAAGCTGATCAGCGAGGCGGCCGATCGCGGCGCCGAGTTGACCCGGCTGCTGCTCGCCTTCGCCCGCAAGCAGCCGCTGCGGCCGGACGACACCGACGTCAACGCCCTGGTGGCCGGGCTGCAGAGCCTGCTGCGGCCGACACTGGGCGAACAGATCGAAGTCGAGACCTCGCTCGCGGACAACGTCTGGCCGATTTACGTCGATCGCGGCCAGCTCGAATCCGCGCTGGTCAATCTCGCGGTCAACGCCCGCGACGCGATGCCGAACGGCGGCAAGCTGACGCTGGAGACCTGCAACATCGTGGTCGACCAGGAATTCGCCAGGCGGCTCGGCAATGTCGAGGTCGGCTCCTATGTGATGATCGCGATCACCGATTCGGGCTGCGGCATTCCCGAGGCGATCCGCGGCAAGGTGTTCGATCCGTTCTTCACCACCAAGGACATCGGAAAAGGCACCGGGCTCGGGCTGAGCATGGTGTACGGCTTCATCAAGCAGTCCGGCGGACACATCACGCTGTACAGCGAGGAAGGCCTCGGCACCACGTTCCGGCTGTATCTGCCGCGCGCCACCGCCGAGATCGAACGCCAGGCGCCGGCGACGTCGGAGCAGGGCGCGATCGGCGGCACCGAGACCATCCTGGTCGTCGAGGACGACGCCATGGTGCGCAGCTACGTCAACGCTCAGCTCAAGAGCCTCGGCTACACCACCCTGTCGGTCGGCAACGCCACGGCCGCGCTGTCGATCGGAGACAGCGACACGCAATTCGACCTGCTGTTCACCGACGTGGTGATGCCGGGCCCCTACAACGGCGTGCAGCTGGCCGCCGAAATGAGCCTGCGCCGGCCCGGGCTGAAGGTGCTGTTCACCTCCGGCTATTCCGAGAACGCCCTGATCCACAACGACCGGATCGATTCCGATATCCTGCTGTTGTCGAAGCCGTATCGGCGCAGCGATCTCGCCCGCATGATCCGCCTCGCGCTGAGTCCCGCCGCCGACACCGTGACGGCAGCCGGCGAAGTGGACAATGCGACGGTCTGA
- the rpmB gene encoding 50S ribosomal protein L28, which yields MSRRCELTAKGVQTGHKVSHSNIKTKRRFLPNLVNVTFLSDALGRPVRLRVSTNALKSVDHRGGLDAFLLKASVAELSPKAAELKRAIAKKKAAEPAAAAS from the coding sequence ATGTCCCGGCGCTGCGAACTGACCGCCAAGGGTGTCCAGACCGGCCACAAGGTCAGCCATTCGAATATCAAGACCAAGCGGCGCTTTCTGCCCAATCTGGTCAACGTCACCTTCCTGTCGGACGCGCTCGGCCGCCCGGTGCGGCTGCGGGTGTCGACCAATGCGCTGAAGAGCGTCGATCATCGCGGCGGCCTCGATGCCTTCCTGCTCAAGGCCAGCGTCGCCGAACTGTCGCCGAAGGCGGCCGAGCTGAAGCGCGCGATCGCCAAGAAGAAGGCCGCCGAGCCGGCCGCAGCCGCGAGCTGA